Proteins from a genomic interval of Lelliottia amnigena:
- a CDS encoding phosphoglycerol transferase I: MTLKLQLCDFAIKLVSQKVIGWPAKRLALLRIMLLSEFISLTLFLASIGIYAWKAGRNTWWFVATLLVLGIFIVLNITLYASDYFTGDGINDAVLYTLTNSLTGAGVSKYILPGVGVAVALVAVFGALGWILRRRRHHPHHVGYSLLALMLALGSVDASPAFHQVTELVKSQSRDGDPDFTAYYKEPAKTIPNPKLNLVYIYGESLERTYFDNDAFPNLTPDLGALKNEGLDFSHTAQLPGTDYTIAGMVASQCGIPLFAPFEGNASASMSSFFPQNICLGDILKNSGYENYFMQGANLRFAGKDVFLKSHGFEHLYGAEELKTTVADPTYRNDWGFYDDTVLDETWKKFEELSQSGKRFSLFALTVDTHHPDGFISRTCQRKRYDINGKANQSFSAVTCSQEHIAALINKIKASPYFKNTVVVVSSDHLAMKNSAWDALNKQDRSNLFFVLRGDQPQQDVIATKRNTMDNGATVLDIMGGDNFIGLGRSTLSGQSLSEVFLNMKEKILAWKPDVIRLWNFPKEMKDFTIDQQKNMIAFSGSQFRLPLLLRVSDSRVEPLPESEYSAPLRFQLADFAPRDNFVWVDRCYKMGQLWSQPLSLSTDWCVSQGQLGGQQTVQHVDKAQWKGKTAFKDTVIDTDRYKRNVDLLKVVDNDIRYKADSFVFNVAGAPEEVKQFSGISRPESWGRWSNAQLGDEVKIEYAEPLPEKFDLVITAKAFGPNANKPIPVRIGDTEQMLTLGNDVTTTTLHFDNPSRSRTVVIIPPEPQSTNEGNILGHSPRKLGIGMVEMKVVRSDG; the protein is encoded by the coding sequence GTGACACTAAAATTGCAGCTGTGTGACTTCGCTATTAAATTGGTTTCCCAAAAAGTCATCGGCTGGCCAGCAAAAAGACTGGCGCTATTGAGGATAATGCTGTTGTCAGAGTTTATATCCCTTACCCTTTTCCTGGCTTCCATTGGCATTTATGCGTGGAAAGCGGGCCGCAATACCTGGTGGTTTGTTGCCACGCTTCTGGTATTGGGCATTTTTATCGTTTTGAACATTACCCTGTACGCCAGCGATTATTTTACCGGTGATGGCATCAATGACGCCGTACTTTACACGCTCACCAATAGCCTGACGGGCGCAGGTGTGAGTAAGTACATACTACCAGGCGTAGGTGTCGCTGTGGCGCTGGTTGCGGTGTTTGGGGCGCTTGGGTGGATCCTTCGCCGTCGCCGTCACCATCCGCACCATGTGGGTTACAGTCTGCTGGCATTGATGCTGGCGCTTGGGTCGGTCGATGCCAGCCCGGCGTTTCATCAGGTGACCGAGCTGGTAAAATCCCAGTCGCGCGATGGCGACCCGGATTTCACCGCCTATTACAAAGAGCCCGCCAAAACCATTCCCAATCCAAAACTCAACCTGGTGTATATCTACGGCGAAAGTCTTGAGCGCACCTATTTTGATAACGATGCGTTCCCAAACCTGACGCCAGATCTCGGTGCACTTAAAAACGAAGGGCTGGACTTTAGCCATACCGCGCAACTGCCTGGTACGGATTACACCATTGCCGGCATGGTTGCGTCTCAGTGCGGTATTCCACTGTTTGCACCGTTCGAAGGCAACGCCTCCGCGTCGATGTCGAGTTTCTTCCCGCAGAATATTTGTCTGGGCGATATTCTGAAAAACTCCGGCTACGAAAACTACTTTATGCAGGGCGCAAATCTGCGTTTCGCTGGCAAAGACGTGTTCCTGAAATCCCACGGATTCGAACATCTCTATGGCGCTGAAGAGTTAAAAACCACCGTTGCTGACCCTACTTATCGCAATGACTGGGGGTTTTACGATGACACGGTGCTGGACGAAACCTGGAAAAAATTTGAAGAGCTATCTCAATCCGGTAAGCGCTTTTCTCTGTTTGCGCTGACGGTCGATACGCACCATCCGGACGGTTTTATTTCACGCACCTGCCAGCGCAAACGCTACGACATCAATGGAAAAGCGAATCAGTCATTCAGCGCCGTGACCTGTAGCCAGGAACATATCGCCGCCTTAATCAATAAAATCAAAGCATCGCCGTACTTTAAAAATACGGTGGTCGTGGTCTCTTCCGACCATCTGGCGATGAAAAACAGCGCATGGGATGCGCTGAACAAACAGGACCGCAGCAATTTATTCTTCGTCCTGCGCGGCGACCAGCCTCAGCAGGATGTCATTGCCACCAAACGGAATACCATGGATAACGGTGCCACGGTGCTGGACATCATGGGCGGCGACAACTTTATCGGGCTGGGGCGCAGTACTCTTTCCGGACAGTCGCTGTCAGAAGTGTTCCTGAACATGAAAGAAAAAATTCTGGCGTGGAAGCCGGACGTGATCCGCCTGTGGAATTTCCCGAAAGAAATGAAAGATTTCACCATCGACCAGCAGAAAAACATGATTGCGTTTTCAGGCAGCCAGTTCCGTCTGCCGCTGCTGCTGCGCGTCTCGGACAGCCGCGTCGAACCGCTGCCAGAAAGCGAATATTCTGCCCCGCTGCGCTTCCAGCTCGCTGACTTCGCCCCGCGTGATAACTTTGTCTGGGTCGACCGCTGCTACAAAATGGGCCAGCTCTGGTCACAGCCGCTGTCTCTCTCGACGGACTGGTGCGTATCCCAGGGTCAGTTAGGCGGTCAGCAGACGGTACAGCATGTCGATAAAGCGCAGTGGAAAGGCAAAACGGCGTTTAAAGATACGGTGATCGATACCGATCGCTACAAACGTAACGTCGATCTGCTCAAAGTGGTTGATAACGACATTCGCTACAAAGCAGACAGCTTCGTGTTTAACGTGGCCGGTGCGCCGGAAGAGGTGAAGCAGTTTAGCGGGATTTCTCGCCCTGAGTCGTGGGGACGCTGGTCAAACGCCCAGCTTGGCGACGAAGTTAAAATCGAATATGCCGAGCCGCTGCCCGAGAAATTCGATCTGGTGATCACCGCGAAAGCGTTTGGTCCGAATGCCAATAAACCCATTCCGGTGCGTATTGGCGATACAGAACAGATGCTGACGCTTGGCAATGACGTCACTACCACTACGCTGCATTTCGACAACCCATCGCGCAGCCGTACCGTTGTGATTATCCCGCCGGAGCCGCAATCGACTAACGAAGGCAATATCCTTGGGCATTCACCGCGTAAACTGGGGATTGGAATGGTCGAAATGAAAGTTGTGCGTAGCGACGGCTAG
- the yjiN gene encoding protein YjiN, with protein sequence MEKLAELKRAKLLALSLLLIAVATFIVTLFLPQTFWVRGVKSIAEAAMVGALADWFAVVALFRRVPIPFISRHTAIIPRNKDRIGDNLGLFVQEKFLDTQSLVALIRRYEPAQMIGNWFSQPDNAQRVGQHLIQVMSGFLELTDDGRIQRLLKRAVHKAIDKVDFTQTSAVMLESMTKNNRHQILLDAIISKLITLIQKESSREFIATQIVHWLKTEHPRKSKMLPTEWLGDQSAELVSDAVNSILDDISHDRTHQIRQAFDRATLKLIDNLKNDPEMAAKGENIKHYLKNDEAFNRYLGEMWADLRAWLKADMQSDDSRVKQRIANAGQWFGETLVADASLRASLNEHLEQAAHRVAPDFATFLTRHISDTVKSWDAKDMSRQIELNIGKDLQFIRVNGTLVGGTIGLILFLLSQLPAVLSHYASFGGSIT encoded by the coding sequence ATGGAAAAATTAGCTGAACTTAAACGCGCCAAGCTGCTGGCGCTGTCGCTCCTGCTGATTGCAGTGGCCACTTTTATTGTCACCCTCTTTCTGCCGCAGACCTTCTGGGTGCGAGGCGTCAAATCTATTGCCGAGGCGGCGATGGTCGGCGCGCTGGCGGACTGGTTTGCGGTGGTGGCGTTGTTTCGTCGCGTGCCGATCCCGTTTATTTCACGTCATACGGCGATTATCCCGCGCAATAAAGACCGGATTGGCGACAATCTCGGCTTGTTCGTGCAGGAAAAATTTCTGGATACGCAATCATTAGTGGCGCTAATCCGCCGCTACGAACCGGCACAAATGATCGGCAACTGGTTTAGCCAGCCGGACAACGCCCAGCGGGTCGGACAGCATTTAATCCAGGTGATGAGCGGGTTTCTGGAACTCACCGACGACGGACGCATTCAGCGCTTACTGAAACGCGCGGTGCACAAAGCTATCGATAAAGTCGATTTTACCCAAACCAGCGCGGTAATGCTGGAAAGCATGACCAAAAACAACCGTCACCAGATTTTGTTGGACGCCATCATTTCCAAACTGATCACGCTGATTCAAAAGGAGAGCTCACGCGAATTTATTGCCACGCAAATCGTCCACTGGCTGAAGACGGAACACCCGCGCAAGTCGAAAATGCTGCCAACTGAGTGGCTCGGCGATCAGAGCGCCGAGCTGGTGTCGGACGCGGTCAATTCGATTCTTGATGACATCAGCCACGACCGCACCCATCAGATCCGCCAGGCGTTTGACCGCGCCACGCTAAAACTTATCGACAACCTGAAGAACGATCCGGAAATGGCGGCCAAAGGCGAGAACATCAAACACTATCTGAAAAATGACGAGGCGTTTAACCGTTATCTGGGCGAGATGTGGGCCGATCTGCGTGCCTGGCTGAAGGCCGATATGCAAAGCGATGACTCCCGCGTGAAACAGCGTATCGCTAACGCCGGACAGTGGTTTGGCGAAACGCTGGTCGCTGACGCCAGCCTGCGCGCCTCGCTGAACGAGCATCTGGAGCAGGCCGCGCATCGCGTGGCGCCGGATTTTGCGACGTTTCTGACGCGCCACATCAGCGACACCGTAAAAAGCTGGGATGCCAAAGACATGTCGCGCCAGATTGAGCTGAATATCGGTAAAGACCTGCAGTTTATCCGCGTCAACGGCACGCTGGTGGGCGGCACCATCGGCCTGATTCTGTTCTTGCTGTCACAGCTGCCCGCCGTGCTGTCACACTACGCGTCTTTTGGTGGCTCGATAACGTAA
- a CDS encoding regulatory protein, DeoR — MTTPARSRSAERLVDILMELHINGVVHRSDLMQKFKITERTVYRDLNALSPIVQHAGNGQYRLIHATPSSRGQGLHNAVANLLNADSFFPDRGAAFWQNLETRVEENHILILNNDAEHTVQKDIRLYLTAIEKSIKNRNVCQMTYKDKTRLVNPYKLINKKNIWYLQATENGRLKSFSLSQISWFDIQKESFILDPDTQELLEKNLDPWVSEETFEVKIFTNKNISHYFKRRDLLPEQEIVAESHDGITIHCQAAHENQILPLIFYWLPNIQVLEPEWLRVKLFETLDGYLSTAHAESLEETL, encoded by the coding sequence ATGACAACTCCTGCCCGGAGTCGCTCTGCTGAACGGCTCGTCGATATTCTTATGGAGCTGCATATAAACGGTGTTGTTCACCGCAGCGACCTGATGCAAAAATTTAAAATTACCGAACGAACGGTATATCGCGACCTGAATGCGCTCTCTCCAATTGTCCAGCACGCCGGTAACGGTCAATATCGTTTGATTCACGCCACACCAAGTTCTCGCGGCCAGGGGTTGCACAACGCCGTGGCTAACCTTCTGAATGCGGATAGTTTTTTTCCAGACAGAGGAGCGGCGTTCTGGCAGAACCTGGAAACGCGCGTGGAAGAGAACCATATTCTCATCCTCAACAATGATGCAGAACATACGGTACAAAAGGATATTCGCCTCTATCTGACGGCTATCGAGAAATCGATTAAAAACCGCAATGTTTGCCAGATGACATATAAAGACAAAACGCGATTGGTAAATCCCTACAAATTAATTAACAAAAAAAATATATGGTATTTACAAGCCACCGAAAATGGCAGGTTAAAATCATTTTCGTTGAGCCAAATAAGCTGGTTTGATATTCAGAAAGAGAGTTTTATTCTGGATCCGGACACGCAGGAATTACTGGAAAAAAATCTCGACCCCTGGGTCAGTGAAGAGACTTTCGAGGTGAAAATATTTACCAATAAGAATATCTCCCACTACTTTAAGCGCCGCGATTTGCTGCCTGAGCAAGAAATCGTGGCGGAAAGCCATGACGGGATCACTATCCACTGCCAGGCGGCGCATGAGAACCAGATCCTGCCGCTGATCTTCTACTGGCTGCCCAATATTCAGGTCTTAGAGCCTGAGTGGCTGCGGGTGAAGCTCTTCGAGACGCTCGACGGTTACCTGTCGACCGCCCACGCTGAATCACTGGAAGAAACACTGTGA
- the gabD1 gene encoding aldehyde dehydrogenase codes for MAYQTVNPANNQLIKAYPSHTDADVEAALKTADGLYHSEWAKGDISQRLPVLHKLADLIDSRTEELAKIASQEMGKLIEQSRGEVKLCAQIARYYADNAKQFLAPVTYKTELGDAWVEHHPIGVVMAVEPWNFPFYQLMRVLAPNLAAGNPVIAKHASIVPHCAEAFEHLVREAGAPEGAWTNLFISSDQVATIIADPRVQGAALTGSEKAGSVVAAQAAKHIKKSTLELGGNDVFVVLDDADLEKAVEIGVNARLANAGQVCTAAKRFILHEKIADQFLAKFTDAFKKVKVGDQFDESTTLGPLSSKDALETLTKQVNEAVKNGAKLHFGGKPVQREGNFFEPTILTHISRDNPAYFEEFFGPVAQVYVVKNDDEAVSLANDSHYGLGGAVFSRDIERAKKMASQIETGMVYINWLTDTAAELPFGGVKRSGYGRELSDLGIKEFVNQKLVVVRQ; via the coding sequence ATGGCTTATCAAACAGTGAATCCTGCTAACAACCAGCTTATCAAAGCGTACCCCTCTCATACCGACGCTGATGTTGAAGCGGCGCTAAAAACCGCCGATGGGCTGTACCATTCCGAATGGGCGAAAGGGGATATTTCCCAGCGGCTTCCTGTGCTGCATAAATTGGCCGATCTGATCGACAGCCGCACGGAAGAGCTGGCTAAAATTGCCAGCCAGGAGATGGGTAAACTCATTGAGCAAAGCCGTGGCGAGGTGAAGCTCTGTGCGCAAATCGCGCGTTATTACGCGGATAATGCGAAGCAGTTTCTGGCTCCGGTGACCTATAAAACGGAACTCGGCGATGCGTGGGTGGAACATCATCCCATCGGCGTAGTGATGGCCGTTGAGCCGTGGAATTTCCCGTTCTATCAGCTGATGCGCGTTCTGGCGCCCAACCTTGCAGCGGGGAATCCGGTGATCGCGAAACACGCCAGTATCGTACCGCATTGTGCTGAGGCCTTTGAGCATCTGGTGCGTGAAGCGGGTGCGCCTGAAGGGGCGTGGACCAATCTGTTTATCTCGTCGGATCAGGTCGCAACTATTATCGCCGATCCGCGCGTCCAGGGTGCGGCCCTGACGGGGTCTGAAAAGGCCGGGAGCGTGGTGGCGGCACAGGCGGCGAAGCACATCAAAAAATCAACGCTCGAGCTGGGCGGTAACGATGTGTTCGTGGTACTGGACGATGCCGATCTGGAAAAAGCGGTGGAGATTGGCGTCAATGCCCGACTCGCCAACGCAGGGCAGGTGTGTACCGCCGCGAAGCGTTTTATTCTTCACGAAAAAATCGCCGATCAATTCCTCGCGAAATTCACCGATGCGTTCAAAAAGGTGAAAGTGGGCGATCAGTTTGACGAAAGCACCACGCTGGGGCCGCTGTCATCGAAAGATGCGCTGGAGACGCTCACCAAACAGGTGAACGAGGCGGTGAAAAATGGGGCGAAGCTACACTTTGGTGGCAAACCTGTGCAGCGTGAAGGTAATTTCTTCGAGCCGACGATCCTGACCCATATTTCTCGTGATAACCCGGCCTATTTCGAAGAGTTCTTCGGTCCTGTCGCGCAGGTCTATGTTGTGAAAAATGACGACGAGGCGGTCAGCCTGGCGAATGATTCGCACTATGGGCTGGGCGGCGCGGTGTTTAGCCGTGATATTGAACGCGCGAAGAAAATGGCATCGCAGATTGAAACCGGGATGGTGTACATCAACTGGCTGACGGATACCGCCGCCGAGCTGCCGTTTGGCGGGGTGAAGCGCTCCGGTTACGGACGCGAGCTGTCAGATCTGGGGATCAAAGAGTTCGTGAACCAGAAGCTGGTGGTGGTTCGCCAGTAA
- the yjiY gene encoding carbon starvation protein CstA, translated as MDTKKLLKHVPWALLGILGAFCLAVVALRRGEHVSALWIVVASVSVYLVAYRYYSLYIAQKVMKLDPTRATPAVINNDGLNYVPTNRYVLFGHHFAAIAGAGPLVGPVLAAQMGYLPGTLWLLAGVVLAGAVQDFMVLFISTRRNGASLGEMIKEEMGRVPGTIALFGCFLIMIIILAVLALIVVKALAESPWGVFTVCSTVPIALFMGIYMRFLRPGRVGEVSVIGIVLLVASIYFGGIIAHDPYWGPALTFKDTTITFALIGYAFISALLPVWLILAPRDYLATFLKIGVIVGLAIGIVIINPELKMPAVTQYIDGTGPLWKGAMFPFLFITIACGAVSGFHALIASGTTPKLMANETDARFIGYGAMLMESFVAIMALVAASIIEPGLYFAMNTPPAGLGITMPNLHEMGGDNAALIMAQLKDVSAHAAATVSSWGFVISPEQIMQTAKDIGEPSILNRAGGAPTLAVGIAHVFHKVLPWADMGFWYHFGILFEALFILTALDAGTRAGRFMLQDLLGNFVPFLKKTDSLVAGVLGTAGCVGLWGYLLYQGVVDPLGGVKSLWPLFGISNQMLAAVALVLGTVVLVKMKRTKYIWVTVVPAMWLLLCTTWALGLKLFSTNPQLEGFLYMANQYKEKIAAGSGDLTAQQIANMNHIVVNNYTNAGLSILFLVVVYSIIFYGIKTWMKVRNADGRTDKETPYVPVPEGGVKTSSHH; from the coding sequence ATGGATACTAAAAAACTTCTCAAGCACGTACCCTGGGCACTCCTCGGGATCCTCGGTGCGTTCTGTTTGGCCGTTGTTGCATTACGTCGGGGCGAACACGTCAGTGCCCTGTGGATCGTAGTTGCATCGGTCTCTGTCTATCTGGTCGCGTACCGCTATTACAGCTTGTACATCGCGCAAAAGGTCATGAAGCTTGACCCGACGCGTGCCACACCGGCGGTCATTAACAATGACGGCCTGAACTACGTTCCCACCAACCGCTATGTGCTGTTTGGTCACCACTTTGCCGCGATTGCCGGTGCGGGCCCGTTAGTCGGACCGGTGCTTGCCGCGCAGATGGGTTACTTGCCGGGCACGTTATGGCTGCTCGCAGGCGTTGTGCTGGCGGGTGCGGTGCAGGACTTCATGGTGCTGTTCATCTCGACGCGCCGTAACGGTGCTTCGCTGGGTGAGATGATCAAAGAAGAGATGGGCCGCGTGCCGGGCACCATTGCCCTGTTCGGCTGCTTCCTCATCATGATTATCATCCTCGCAGTGCTGGCGTTGATCGTCGTGAAAGCGCTGGCGGAAAGCCCGTGGGGCGTCTTCACCGTCTGTTCAACCGTACCGATTGCGCTGTTCATGGGTATCTACATGCGCTTCCTGCGTCCAGGACGCGTCGGCGAAGTGTCGGTCATTGGGATTGTCCTGCTGGTCGCCTCCATTTACTTCGGCGGTATTATTGCGCACGACCCGTACTGGGGCCCGGCGCTGACCTTTAAAGACACCACCATTACCTTTGCCCTGATTGGCTACGCGTTTATCTCCGCGCTGCTGCCGGTCTGGCTGATTCTGGCACCGCGCGATTACCTCGCGACGTTCCTGAAAATCGGCGTGATCGTGGGCCTGGCGATTGGCATCGTGATCATCAACCCGGAACTGAAAATGCCTGCGGTCACGCAGTACATCGACGGCACCGGGCCGCTGTGGAAAGGCGCGATGTTCCCGTTCCTGTTCATTACCATCGCCTGCGGTGCGGTGTCTGGTTTCCACGCGCTGATCGCTTCCGGCACCACGCCGAAGCTGATGGCCAACGAAACCGACGCACGCTTCATTGGTTATGGCGCGATGCTGATGGAATCCTTCGTGGCGATCATGGCGCTGGTGGCAGCGTCTATCATCGAACCGGGTCTGTATTTCGCGATGAACACGCCGCCAGCGGGCCTCGGCATCACCATGCCAAACCTGCATGAGATGGGCGGTGACAACGCCGCGCTGATCATGGCGCAGTTGAAAGACGTTAGCGCCCACGCGGCCGCGACCGTCAGCTCCTGGGGCTTTGTGATCTCGCCTGAGCAGATCATGCAGACCGCGAAAGATATCGGTGAACCGTCCATCCTGAACCGCGCCGGTGGCGCACCTACGCTTGCCGTCGGTATCGCACACGTGTTCCACAAAGTACTGCCGTGGGCGGATATGGGCTTCTGGTATCACTTCGGGATCCTGTTTGAAGCGCTGTTCATCCTGACCGCGCTGGACGCCGGTACCCGTGCGGGCCGCTTTATGCTGCAAGACTTGCTCGGTAACTTCGTGCCGTTCCTGAAGAAAACCGACTCTCTGGTCGCCGGTGTTCTGGGTACAGCGGGCTGCGTAGGCTTGTGGGGTTACCTGCTGTATCAAGGTGTTGTGGATCCGCTGGGCGGCGTGAAGAGCCTGTGGCCACTGTTCGGCATCTCTAACCAGATGCTGGCGGCAGTTGCCCTGGTGCTGGGCACGGTTGTTCTGGTGAAAATGAAACGCACCAAATACATCTGGGTGACCGTGGTTCCAGCCATGTGGCTGCTGCTTTGCACCACCTGGGCGCTGGGTCTGAAACTGTTCAGCACCAACCCGCAGCTGGAAGGCTTCCTGTATATGGCTAACCAGTACAAAGAGAAAATCGCGGCGGGCAGCGGTGACCTCACGGCTCAACAGATTGCCAACATGAATCATATCGTGGTGAACAACTACACCAACGCCGGTCTGAGCATTCTGTTCCTGGTCGTGGTTTACAGCATCATCTTCTACGGCATCAAAACCTGGATGAAAGTGCGTAACGCTGACGGCCGTACGGATAAAGAAACCCCGTACGTTCCGGTGCCAGAAGGTGGCGTGAAAACCTCTTCACACCACTGA
- the yjiA_1 gene encoding protein YjiA, which yields MTPIAVTLLTGFLGAGKTTLLRHILNEQHGFKIAVIENEFGEVSVDDQLIGDRATQIKTLTNGCICCTRSSELEDALLDLLDSRDRGDIEFDRLVIECTGMADPGPIIQTFFSHDILCQRYLLDGVIALVDAVHADDQMNQFTIAQSQVGYADRILLTKTDVAGDSEKLRERLTRINARAPIYTVTHGDIDLAQLFNTNGFMLEENVTSKPRFHFIGDKQNDVSSIVVELDYPVDISDVSRVMENLLLSFADKLLRYKGMLWIDGEPNRLLFQGVQRLYSADWDRPWGDETPHSTMVFIGIQLPEDEIRAAFAGLRH from the coding sequence ATGACACCGATTGCCGTTACCCTCCTCACCGGTTTTCTCGGCGCGGGTAAAACCACCCTGCTGCGCCATATCCTGAACGAACAGCACGGTTTTAAAATCGCCGTCATCGAAAACGAATTTGGCGAAGTCTCCGTTGACGATCAGTTGATTGGCGATCGCGCCACCCAAATTAAAACCCTGACTAACGGCTGTATCTGCTGCACCCGCTCAAGCGAGCTAGAAGACGCGCTTCTCGATCTGCTCGACAGCCGAGATCGCGGCGACATTGAATTCGACCGCCTGGTCATCGAATGTACCGGCATGGCCGATCCTGGCCCGATTATCCAGACCTTTTTCTCTCATGACATTCTCTGCCAGCGCTATCTGCTGGACGGCGTGATCGCCCTGGTCGATGCGGTCCATGCCGACGATCAGATGAACCAGTTCACTATCGCGCAGTCGCAGGTGGGTTATGCCGACCGCATTCTGCTGACCAAAACCGACGTCGCGGGCGACAGCGAAAAGCTGCGTGAACGTCTGACCCGTATCAATGCCCGCGCGCCAATTTACACCGTGACGCACGGCGATATCGATCTGGCTCAACTGTTCAACACCAACGGCTTTATGCTGGAAGAGAACGTCACGTCGAAGCCGCGTTTTCATTTTATCGGTGACAAGCAAAACGACGTGTCATCGATTGTGGTCGAGCTGGATTATCCAGTAGATATCAGCGACGTGTCGCGCGTAATGGAAAATCTGCTGCTGTCGTTTGCCGACAAACTGCTGCGCTACAAAGGGATGCTGTGGATTGACGGCGAACCAAACCGCCTGCTGTTCCAGGGCGTGCAGCGCCTCTACAGCGCCGACTGGGACCGCCCGTGGGGCGATGAAACGCCGCACAGCACAATGGTCTTTATCGGGATTCAACTGCCGGAAGATGAAATTCGCGCAGCGTTTGCAGGCTTACGCCACTGA
- the tsr_3 gene encoding methyl-accepting chemotaxis protein I — protein MLNRIKIVTSLLLVLAIFGLLQLTSGGLFFNALKHDKENFTVLQTIRQQQSTLNGSWVALLQTRNTLNRAGIRYMMDQSNIGSGATVNDLMQIASTSLKQAEKNWADYEALPRDPRQSDAAAQEIKRNYDIYHGALAELIQLLGAGKINDFFDQPTQSYQDGFEKEYVNYLQQNDHLYEAAVADSNSSYTQAIWVLISVLIAVLVVIVSVWLGIKQSLISPLNRLIDSIRHIASGDLVKRIDVEGTNEMGQLADTLRHMQSELVSTVGDVRNGANAIYSGASEISVGNNDLSSRTEQQAASLEETAASMEQLTATVKQNAENARQASNLALSASETAQKGGKVVDNVVQTMRDIAGSSQKIADIISVIDGIAFQTNILALNAAVEAARAGEQGRGFAVVAGEVRNLAQRSAQAAREIKSLIEDSVGRVELGSTLVESAGETMGEIVNAVTRVTDIMGEIASASDEQSRGIDQVGLAVAEMDRVTQQNASLVEESAAAAAALEEQASRLTQAVAVFRIQQDQMKSREQTGLKTPVASVKARKAAATTSGENWETF, from the coding sequence ATGTTAAATCGTATCAAGATTGTCACCAGCTTGTTGCTGGTCTTGGCTATATTCGGCCTTTTACAACTGACATCCGGTGGTCTTTTCTTTAATGCCCTGAAGCATGACAAAGAAAACTTCACTGTTCTTCAAACTATTCGCCAGCAACAGTCCACGCTTAACGGCAGCTGGGTTGCATTGCTGCAAACACGTAATACCCTGAACCGCGCGGGTATCCGTTACATGATGGATCAGAGCAATATCGGTAGCGGTGCAACCGTGAACGATCTGATGCAGATTGCGTCGACTTCCCTGAAGCAGGCGGAAAAAAACTGGGCCGACTACGAGGCCCTGCCGCGCGATCCGCGTCAGAGCGATGCTGCTGCTCAGGAAATCAAGCGTAACTACGATATTTATCACGGTGCGCTGGCCGAGCTGATCCAGCTTTTGGGTGCGGGTAAAATCAATGACTTCTTCGATCAACCGACGCAGAGCTATCAGGACGGTTTCGAAAAAGAATATGTGAATTATCTGCAGCAGAACGACCATCTCTACGAAGCCGCCGTCGCAGACAGCAATAGCTCTTACACTCAGGCTATCTGGGTGCTGATTAGCGTGCTGATCGCCGTGCTGGTGGTGATTGTTAGCGTCTGGCTGGGCATTAAGCAGTCTCTTATCTCTCCGCTGAACCGTCTGATCGACAGCATTCGTCATATCGCCAGCGGTGATTTGGTGAAGCGTATTGATGTCGAAGGCACTAACGAAATGGGACAGCTGGCCGACACTCTGCGTCATATGCAGAGCGAGCTGGTGAGTACTGTGGGTGATGTGCGTAACGGCGCGAATGCGATTTACAGCGGGGCCAGCGAAATCTCTGTCGGTAACAACGATCTCTCTTCTCGTACTGAGCAGCAAGCCGCTTCTCTGGAAGAGACCGCTGCCAGCATGGAACAGCTGACCGCCACCGTGAAGCAGAACGCCGAAAACGCCCGTCAGGCGAGCAATCTGGCGCTGAGCGCGTCTGAGACTGCGCAGAAAGGCGGAAAAGTGGTGGATAACGTGGTGCAAACCATGCGTGACATCGCCGGCAGTTCGCAGAAGATTGCTGATATCATCAGCGTGATCGACGGAATCGCTTTCCAGACCAACATTCTGGCACTGAACGCTGCGGTTGAAGCGGCACGTGCGGGTGAGCAGGGTCGTGGGTTTGCGGTGGTTGCTGGCGAAGTGCGTAATCTGGCACAGCGTAGCGCCCAGGCAGCTCGTGAAATCAAGAGCCTGATCGAAGATTCAGTGGGTCGCGTTGAACTGGGCTCTACGCTGGTAGAAAGCGCCGGTGAAACGATGGGTGAAATCGTCAATGCGGTCACCCGCGTGACCGATATCATGGGCGAAATCGCCTCTGCCTCTGATGAGCAGAGCCGCGGTATCGACCAGGTGGGTCTGGCCGTTGCTGAGATGGATCGTGTGACTCAGCAGAACGCCTCGCTGGTCGAAGAATCTGCGGCTGCGGCTGCGGCACTGGAAGAGCAGGCGAGTCGTCTGACCCAGGCGGTTGCGGTGTTCCGTATTCAACAGGATCAGATGAAATCGCGTGAACAGACGGGTCTTAAAACGCCAGTCGCCTCGGTGAAAGCACGTAAAGCTGCGGCAACCACGTCTGGTGAAAACTGGGAAACCTTCTGA
- a CDS encoding Uncharacterized small protein produces the protein MFGNLGEAKKYLGQAAKMLIGIPDYDNYVEHMKTNHPDKPYMTYNEFFRERQEARYGGSGEGGVRCC, from the coding sequence ATGTTTGGTAACTTAGGCGAAGCAAAAAAATACCTCGGTCAGGCGGCAAAAATGCTGATTGGCATTCCGGACTATGACAACTACGTTGAACATATGAAGACCAACCATCCGGATAAGCCGTACATGACCTATAACGAATTCTTCCGCGAGCGTCAGGAAGCGCGCTACGGCGGAAGTGGAGAAGGCGGCGTACGCTGCTGCTAA